The following DNA comes from Henckelia pumila isolate YLH828 unplaced genomic scaffold, ASM3356847v2 CTG_461:::fragment_3, whole genome shotgun sequence.
TCTCGCGATACTTGTGATCAATGGGATTGTGACCAAGTATGCTGAGGCTGCTGCCATTATACGCCTCGCCCGTGAATACGAAGTTGAGAGTCATCAGCATGCCCCTCTCCTCCAGCGAGTCCGCGGCGTAGATTCCTTCCGCTCGGCCAATGATCTTGGACTCGGGCGTTGAGGCCACTCTCAATGCATCGTCCGCAACCCGGACAAGACCGAAAAATGTGGGAGATTGGAGAGAGGTGTTGGTTTGGGCAACATTAACAGCAGTTGGATTCTTCCCAGTTCCAATGTCATGAAAGAAGAAGTGgaattttgttaatttttccTTGAGATTTGGAAGATTTTCGAACCATTTTTCTACTGACTCGGGATCTTTGGGAGTACCCTCGCAATGGACTCTGGACATTGCTACCAAGTACAGCATGAAAAATATGGCAAGCTTCTCCATATCTATCTAATCTTCAAGGTATATAATTCTATAATACGGTTTAAAAAGAGCACTGCATGCAGCATGCTCATGTTCTATTTATAATACCTTTGGATGGGAAGAGTCTATCGAAAGCGAttgcatataaaatataagcaaGTGTGTAGATACGTGTGCAGATTATGCtaactttatttatatttatatacaatatTGTTTATGGGATTATAAAAAATGTCttacaaacataaaaaaaaaaaaagatcattATTGTTTATAAAAATAGTGTGCTgataaatctataataataaactTTTAATTGCATTGAATAAAAAGGCTGATGGGTTATTTGCATTCATTTCCAATACACGTTGCGCATTTGACATTCACTTTCTTTTATCAAGTGTAAAATTATAACATTCCAAAAGAAGTGAGTGATAAATAGATAGAGTACAGGGAGGTGGATAAGGCCTAAGGGTACCAATTCTGCTGGATCGGGTCGGTTCAGGTCGGGTTGGTGCAAGAAATTAGTAAAAGATGTATCGACCCAAATCCGAATCAACTCGAACTCGGCTGACTCGACTAacccattttattttattttaacaaaataattaaataaaaatttaaaacacacaataataatagtaaAGTTTAgacacataataacaaaatttctcttatataatatttaaatttgaaaatttagttgtaaaaaatttaaagtatacttactagaaaaaaataaaatgtcattttaaaaatcaaattttataaaataaacattaaatgataaaaatatattatatcaatatacaataacttttttttattaatttcaacATACTCCTTCCGTCtcgattaataaaaatatattatatcaataattttatttttcaaagattattttatttattaaatttataaaattaagttatatttaatttatatcaaaaaaattaagttatatttaataattatatcataCTGATtgtatacaaatattttaaatattaattaatataagtatataaatatatatataacaattggtaaattaaataatcaaaataaCATCTAAAAAATACTTATAGGTATACCATAAAATGTCACATTTCTCGT
Coding sequences within:
- the LOC140872369 gene encoding dirigent protein 22-like, giving the protein MEKLAIFFMLYLVAMSRVHCEGTPKDPESVEKWFENLPNLKEKLTKFHFFFHDIGTGKNPTAVNVAQTNTSLQSPTFFGLVRVADDALRVASTPESKIIGRAEGIYAADSLEERGMLMTLNFVFTGEAYNGSSLSILGHNPIDHKYREIAVVGGSGVFRLARGIATVSNVWYNVTTQYYVMKYHVVVLHY